Within the Paenibacillus pabuli genome, the region ACGCTCACCGGGTAACTGCGGGCGGGGAAGAGATAAGTCTTACACCAAAAGAATACGAGTTGTTACATTACCTGGCGACCTCTCCAGACAAAGTGTTCTCCAGAGAGGAATTGCTCAAGGATGTTTGGAACTACGAGTTTTTCGGTGATCTCCGCACCGTGGATACGCACGTCAAGCGTCTTCGTGAAAAGTTGAACAAGGTGTCTCCTGAATCAGCGGCTATGATTACGACAGTGTGGGGTGTGGGTTATAAACTGGAAGTACCGAAATAGCTTCAATTTCTGGAGATCACTGGTCGGGAAGTTATGGATTACGATTATATGTCTCGTGGGCTGTGTGCTCATCGCGCTGGGTCTTTTTTTGCTACCGTATATTGATACCAATTTTGCGGAGTCGGAATCCAGGGACATCAAGCGTCTGTTCACATATGTCTGTATCATCGGGTTTAGTTTGACGACATTCTTCGCCCTCTTTCTGTTCACGAAGATCACTCAGCCGATGCAGCAGTTGATTCAGGCAGCCAATGCGATCCGCAAAGGAAACTATGGGACAAGGCTCTCTCTGGTGACTAGTGACGAGATTGGAGAACTGGCTAACACATTTAACCACATGGCTGCTCAACTGGAGGACAACATTCGGAACCTGAACCATGAGAAGGAACACTTGGCAAGCGTGCTTCGAAGTATGACCGATGCCGTGGTTACCTTTGATGGTGAAGGTAAAGTCATTCTGACGAATCCTCCAGGGGAGAAGATCATGCAGGCTTGGTGTGACCTCGATTGGGCCCAGGATGAAGAGGGGCAGGAAGTAAATAAGGGGGATGTGTCTTCCCGGGATGTTCCTGAACCGCTGGTTCCTTTGTTTAAACTGGTTATGGAGCATGGCGGCGATCAGAGCTCGAATGTACATGTACAGCAGGGAGTATGGTCTGTGCAGATGACGCCACTATATGCGGATAGCGTGGTTCGAGGTGCGGTTGCTGTTCTGCGTGATGTGACTGAAGAGGTTCGTCTGGAAAAAATGCGTCGTGATTTCGTTGCCAATGTATCTCATGAAATACGTACACCATTATCCATGATGCAAGGTTACAGTGAAGCTCTTCTGGATGGCATGGCAGCCTCTCCCGAGGAAAGTGAAGAATTGATTCAGGTCATTCATGATGAGTCACTCCGTATGGGCAGATTGGTCAAGGATCTCCTGGATCTGGCTCGGATGGAAGCAGGGCATACGGACATGGCAATGAAGGAAGTCGATCTAGTGGAACTTCTGGAGCGGGTGTATCGGAAATTTTCCGTACGTTCTAAAGAACAGGATATCCGGCTTCATTTTGAATGTAATCTGCCTACCATTATGCTTCAGCAGGCTGATGAGGATCGTCTTGAGCAGGTATTTACCAATCTGCTTGATAATGCATTTCGTCATACACCTCCCGACAAAAATGTCATTATTGCGGCCACATTGGCTGGAGATCATCGCACGTCCATTGCTAAAGTGTCGATTAAGGATGAGGGTGCCGGTATACCTACCTCCGATCTGCCATTTATCTTTGAAAGATTTTACAAAGCGGATAAGGCGCGGGTTCGTGGAGAAAGTGTGGGTACTGGACTGGGTCTGGCGATCGTGAAAAATATCGTTGATGCACATCATGGTATCATTCATGTAAACAGCACACTTGGGGAAGGTACAGAGTTTATATTACAATTTCCGGTGAATTCCCCGAAATAGCCTGATATCATACAAAAAATTGCGGAAACACCCTCCTCAGGAGGGTGTTTTTTTGTTGAAGTGTACCGTTTAATCTTGTTCAACGTGGAACAAATAAAATAAGAAGTTATTTCACAAAACAATTATAGTGTCCAAGATAATTTTCCCTCCAATGTGACATAAGCTTGAAAAACAAGGCAGTCAAAGGAGGATTGGATAACGCATGTCCGATAGGCGTAAACGGGTAAATATCAAAGCATTTCTGGAAGGTAGATCGTTCAGGGCGGGATCACCCTTCATTCCTATAACAACAGGTGAGCAGGAGCAGTTTGAAACATTACTTCAATCCTTGGCTATCACGATCCCCACTGCAGTTAGTCAGCCTACAGCTGCTAACATACTTGCATTGCAATCGGGATTACGGAATGTACTTACTTTTGTTAACGAGTCAGGTTTTCGTGCTGGCGTTAAGGCCGAACTTCAAGCCGTATTAGAATTAACCATTGCATCCTCCGAGGTTGTACCTGTTGCGTTAGTCAACTTGTCTGGCAACTTGCAGAATCTGCTGGATGATCTGTTGAGCGTGACTTTATTGCTCGAGGTGCCCCCGCCAGAAAAAGATAAACTGGTAGGATTAATTCGAAACATGTCCATATCTCTTAGCCGTGCAACGATTGGGATTGGTTCGTCCGGGATAACTGGACCTGCTGGTCCACCGGGAGTCCCTGGAGTACCAGGCGTGCCCGGAGTGCCTGGAGTGCAGGGACCGGCAGGGCCTCCAGGAGAGGTGGGCTTGGCGGGTCCAGCAGGTCCAGCAGGATCCGTGGGCCCAGTCGGTCCGATCGGTCCAGCCGGACCACAAGGTGCTCAGGGACCACCAGGAGCAACAGGCGTAGGGTTAAATAATGTAACGCCTTACGATCCGGCAGAGGGTCCAAGTTATTCTCAAGGCCAAGTAGTCAGTTATAATGGGAATTTTTATGTTGCTACGGTGAATAGCCCAACGGGTATCCCGGGAAGTTCGCCAGATTTCACATTGCTGTTATCGGGTGGAACAACGGGTGCTACGGGAGCAACTGGCGTAACTGGCGCAGGTTTAACAGGCATTGTTGCTTTTGATCCTGCGCTTGCCCCGTCGTATGCTTCCGGGCAAATTGTAACCTTTGCGGGTGGAACATATATTACGAATGTAGTCTCTCCGACAGGAACGCCAGGAAGTTCAGCGGATTATACATTACTTGCGAGTGCAGGAGCAACCGGCTCGACAGGAGCAACCGGCATAGGCTTGGAAGGATCGGTGCCATTTGATCCGGCCGTAGCTCAGACATATCCGGCCGGTCAGGTGGTTACGTTCAACGGCAGTACTTACATTACGAATGTGGCCTCTCCGATAGGAACGCCAAATACATCCCCGGATTATACACTGCTTGCGGGTGCGGGACCTACTGGTTCAGCAGGTTCAACGGGAGCGACAGGAATAGGTTTAACTGGGATTTTGCCATACGATCCGGCCGTGGCGCCAACATATCCAGCGGGTCAGGTGGTTACGTTTAACGGCAGCACGTATATCGCCACTGTTGCATCCCCAACGGGAACACCAGGAACGTCTCCTGACTACACGCTGCTTGCCGGAGCAGGGGCGACAGGAGTAACTGGTGCAACAGGCGTGAGTGTAACAGGAAGCACAGGAAGTCCAGGAGCTACAGGTCCAACAGGTCCAACAGGTCCAACAGGATCGACAGGAGTAGGACTAAGCGGAATTTTGCCCTTCGATCCAGCCGTAGCACCAACATATCTAGCGGGTCAGGTAGTTACGTTCAACGGCAGTACGTATATCGCGAATGTTGCGGCACCGACCGGGACACCCGGAACCTCTCCGGATTACACATTACTGGCTGGCGCAGGGGCAACGGGCGTTACCGGATTCACTGGAGTAACCGGAGCAACAGGGATCACGGGGATAACCGGAGCGACCGGGTTTACAGGCATCACAGGTTTTACAGGTGAAACCGGGGCAACAGGGGCAACAGGGATTACAGGTATCACAGGTATCACGGGTGCGACAGGTGTTGGTTTGAGTGGAGTGTTAGCATTTGATCCAGCCGTTGCACCAACATACCCAGCGGGTCAGGTAGTTACGTTTAACGGCGGTACGTATATTGCGAATGTTGCTGCACCAACGGGAACACCAGGAACATCTCCGGATTACACATTACTGGCGGGCGCAGGGGCAACAGGCGTTACCGGATCAACTGGGGCAACCGGAGTCACCGGTGATACTGGGGGAACAGGAGCAACGGGAACCACGGGTATAACGGGAGTGACCGGGGTTACAGGATTTACTGGTGTCACTGGTATAACAGGTGCCACCGGGGAAACTGGAGCAACAGGCATCACAGGTGCGACCGGTATTGGTTTGAGTGGAGTTGTACCATTCGATCCAGCTGTGGCTCCAACGTACCCAGCAGGTCAAGTAGTTACGTTCAATGGAAGTACGTATATTGCCAATGTTGCAGGGCCAACCGGAACACCAGGGACATCGCCAGATTACACATTACTGGCGGGTGCAGGGGCAACGGGTGTTACCGGATCAACTGGGGCAACCGGAGTCACCGGTGATACTGGGGGAACAGGAGCAACGGGAACCACGGGTATAACGGGAGTGACCGGGGTTACAGGATTTACTGGTGTCACTGGTATAACAGGTGCCACCGGGGAAACTGGAGCAACAGGGATTACAGGTATAACTGGAGCGACTGGAGTTACAGGGGTAACTGGTGATACGGGAGTGACCGGAGCAACGGGTATAACAGGAGCAACAGGCATTACAGGTGCGACCGGTATTGGTTTGAGCGGAGTTGTACCATTCGACCCAGCTGTGGCTCCAACGTACCCAGCAGGTCAAGTAGTTACGTTCAATGGAAGTACGTATATTGCCAATATTGCATCGCCGACCGGAACACCAGGGACATCGCCAGATTACACGTTACTGGCGGGTGCAGGGGCAACTGGTGTAACCGGATTAACTGGAGGCTCTGGCGTAACAGGTGCCACCGGGGATACTGGAGCAATAGGGATCACGGGTATAACTGGAGCGACTGGAGTTACAGGGGTAACCGGTGATACGGGAGTGACCGGAGCAACGGGTATAACAGGAGCAACAGGCATTACAGGTGCGACCGGTATTGGTTTGAGTGGAGTTGTTCCATTCGACCCAGCTGTGGCTCCGACGTACCCAGCAGGTCAAGTAGTTACGTTCAATGGAAGTACGTATATTGCCAATGTTGCAGGGCCAACCGGAACACCAGGGACATCGCCAGATTACACATTACTGGCGGGCGCAGGGGCAACTGGTGTAACCGGAGCAACAGGTATAACTGGAGTTACAGGGTTAACTGGTGATACGGGAGCAACTGGCATTACCGGGATTACGGGAGTGACCGGAGATACAGGAGTTACTGGTGTTACTGGAGCAACGGGTATAACTGGAGCAACTGGCATCACAGGTGCGACCGGTATTGGTTTGAGTGGAGTTGTACCATTCGATCCAGCTGTGGCTCCAACGTACCCAGCAGGTCAAGTAGTTACGTTCAATGGAAGTACGTATATTGCCAATGTTGCAGGGCCAACCGGAACACCAGGGACATCGCCAGATTACACATTACTGGCGGGTGCAGGGGCAACTGGTGTAACCGGATTAACAGGAGTCTCTGGCGTAACAGGTGCCACCGGGGATACTGGAGCAACAGGAATAACTGGAGTGACTGGGGTTACAGGGGTAACTGGTGATACGGGAGCAACTGGAATCACGGGAGTGACCGGAAATACAGGATCTACTGGTGTCACCGGAGAAACGGGTATAACGGGAGCGACTGGCGTAGGAGTAACAGGAAGTACAGGGGTTACTGGAACCACAGGTGCTACGGGAGTAACGGGTACAACTGGCATAACTGGAGAGACTGGTATAACCGGAGCAACGGGTGTAGGCATAACGGGAAGTACGGGAGTAACCGGGGCAACAGGTGCAACTGGGGAGACAGGTATAACAGGTGCCACCGGTGCAACTGGCATTACGGGGGCGACTGGTGTCGGATCCACTGGGGCTACTGGCGCCACAGGTGTAACAGGAACTTCGGTTACAGCAGCTTCCTCATACGCAGAGAATACAAATGGAACCATTCTGGTTATTTTGGGAGGTACATTAGTTCCACTCCCTGATAACCAAAATATAGGAACAGGCATCACAGTGAATGGAACCAGTGATACGTTTACTCTCGCTACCGCAGGACGTTATTATATTAGTTACAAAATCAATCTTACCGCAGCTCTCGCTGTCCAATCTCGGATATTGCTTAATGGTGCTGTAGTTCCACCAAGTGTAATCTCACCAGTACTTTCGCTTAGCCAGTTAGCAACCGACTTTATTATAACCGTCACAGCTGGATCAACCATTCAACTGCAATTGTTTGGCTTGATTGCAACAGCAGTACTGTCACCTCCGGGTGCAACACTTAATATCATTCGGTTAAGCTAATTACAGAAAAAGAGACGAACCCTTTGGGGATCGTCTCTTTTGACTAACTATGAACGATATAGCAACTATTCAAGAACAATTTCAACAGCTGTATTAAGCTCAGGCAGACCTGTAAGCTGGACAAGGACATCTTTCGGAACGGCTTTATCCACAGTCAGAATCATGATTGCAGCACCACCGATAATTTTACGTCCCACCTGCATGGAGGCAATGTTGACATCATTTTGACCAAGCAGAGTACCCACCCGTCCGATGATACCTGGCTTATCGTTATGGGAGATCAGAATTTGGTGACTTTCTGGAGCGATATCTACTGGGAATTTGTCCAGGCGTACGATCCGTTCTCCATAACCTGCAAGCAGCGTACCAGCTACACGACGCTCCTCTCCGTCCTGTGTCGTTACCAATGTGACTGTGATGAGATTGGTAAACCCTTTGGTTGCGGATGTTTGGCTTACAACCACATTCAGATCACGGGTTTTGGCCAGATGCATGGAGTTGACGATATTTGCCTCCCCGCCCAGATGTCTGGCGAGAATGCCCTTAACAATGTAACGAGTGAGTGGCGACGTATCTACTTCTGAAAGGTCACCTGCATAGTCAATTCGAATCTCTTGTACTGCATTTTGTGTAATTTGAGCTGCAAAGCTGCCCAGGGTTTCACCCAGCTTGAAATACGGCTGAAGTTTATTCATAACCGTTGGCGCAACTGCTGGCATGTTCACAGCGTTTTTGAACGGTTCATTCCGCAAAATATGAAGTACCTGCTCCGATACATCAATCGCTACATTTTCTTGTGCTTCCACGGTGGATGCACCCAGGTGAGGCGTTACGATAATGCTCGGGTGGTTCAGGAAAGGATGATCCTGTGCTGGTGGCTCGCTTTCAAATACGTCAAATGCAGCACCGGCAACAATACCTTCATCAATTGCTTCCACAAGAGCCATTTCATCAATGACTCCGCCACGAGCACAGTTGATGATGCGCATGCCTTTTTTCATGACTTCAAATTGTGCGCGGGAGATCATGTGACGAGTTTCAGGTGTCAATGGAGTGTGTACTGTCATAAAGTCGGCATTACGAATGATATCATCTACGCTGGCCAGTTTAACCTGAAGCTTCTCTGCACGTTCTTGGGTCAGAAACGGGTCATATGCGAGAATATCCATACCAAAGGCTTTGGCACGTTTAGCTACCTCGCTGCCGATCCGTCCCATCCCGAGTACGCCCAGTGTTTTGTTTCTGAGTTCCACACCCAGGAAGGTTTTACGATCCCATGTACCTTGAATGGTTTTGGCATATGCCTGTGGGATGTGACGTGCCAGTGCCATCATCATGGCAAATGTATGCTCACATGTCGTGATGGTGTTACCATCAGGGGCATTAATAACGATGATACCGCGTTGAGTGGCAGCCTCGAGGTCAATGTTATCCACCCCAACCCCTGCACGGCCAATGACCTTGAGATTTGTTCCAGCGGTCATAATACGATCTGTAACACGAGTTTGGCTTCGAACGAGAAGGGCGTCATAATTACCGATAATGGCTACAAGCTCATCTTCACTAAGACCGGTATTTTTCTCAACTACAACATCATTTGCATCCACCAGCTGCTGGATACCCAGATCACTGATTGGGTCCGATACTAACACTTTGTACATGGTTTCTTCCTCCTTAGTATGTGTATCTATATCGTCAAGGCCTTACCTCTGCAAAGAGGTGTTCCTTAAAACCGGGTATATCCTTCCGCCCAACAACGCGGTGTCGCAGCAGAGGAGAGGGGTGTAATAATAGAGTGGACCCCACGTCATATTCCTAGAAATAAATCAAAAAACTCTCAATCCACATACTGCTTGCGCAATAAGGGACGAGAGTTGTCGTGGTACCACCCTAATTCACTGCCGCTTCGCAACGACAGTCTTCGCGGTCAATAAAGACCGAAGAGGATAACGGGTCTAAACCGATTGCACCTACTCTAATTTCAATGCAATAACTCAGGAACGCTCAAGATCAATTGCCTGCCACCGATTTGCACCGTCCATCGGCTCTCTGTAAGAACAAAGCAACATCTTTTTTCCATCATCGTGTTTAACGTGACTAATTTTTTCATAATGTATCATGGCTAACATGACCATGTCAATAGGCATAAATGTTTTAATTCAAATGGGCTGGATCTCGTACATTTATCAGCGGTTCACTATGGAAGATGACTATATCATATAATAAAAAGTAGTGGATATTTCAGAGATTCAAAAAATCTTTTCAGAAGTCACGATGAGGCTAAAATTCGGATAACAAAGGATAGGAAACCAGGACTTGAGGCAGGTCTTGAACCAATTTGTTTTTTTGGCTATCATTTAGTATACTATCCGATTGGGCAGCCAAGTAGGTTATCCATCAAATATCTAGTAAGAGGACAGACGCAGGCGATGAAAAAATCAAAGTTTTCCAAGTTCAAGATTCAGAAGGCTGAACCACAGCAGCTTACCGAGCGCTTGCTTCTGATCAATCTATACTTTACACAAGGTTTAACTCTGATCATTGGAGTTATATGGATTTTAATGCAGAAGCGAAATCTGTTCGACGTGCTCGCTTGGCCTGAAAGTGTCCATTTTATTTGGTGGGGGCTTGGTCTTGCTGGTATTATGCTGGTCATGGATTTGGTACTTTCCCATGTCATTCCTCAGGAGAGCATGGATGACGGCGGAATTAACGATATGCTGTTCAGATCTCGCCCCATTTGGCATATCGTATGTATAGCGGCCATTGTCGCTATATGTGAAGAGTTGTTGTTTCGTGGAGCCATACAGCATGCAATTGGCCCTTACTGGACTAGCATTTTGTTTGCAGTAATTCATATTCGATATCTTCGCCACTGGATTCCTACAGGTTGGGTATTTGTTTCAAGCTATGGATTGGGTTGGATTTATTTGCAATCCGGCACATTGTGGGCGCCGATATTATGTCACTTTATTATTGATTTGGTGTCCGGATTAGCGATACGTTTTCGGAGGGGATCATGAACCAGCAATTAAGTAGAATGAAGACATATGGCAGTCAGCGCCACCGTCATTCGGACAAAACAGAGAAAACCGAGCGGACTTCGGCTCCTCAAGTGAACTTGGTTGCTGAACCGGCTGCTGCACTGGAGGGGACGGGGACGTCATTGTCCACGGTGTCCATACCAAGATCACAACGCAAGTCGTATGCATCAGCTCTGGAAAGCCCAGTGCTCCCCAGCCGGGCTCCAGCACGTTCCAAATCACCGCAAAAAGCGACCGATGAGACGGTCACGGAAGCAGGTTCACTTCCTACACGGACTGAGCTACACCCTTCACGCCGATTGCGGTTAAGTAAACGCTTTGTTAATTCACTCATCATTATTTTTGTTTTGCTCACGGTCAGCCTTGTTTGGTGGGGCATAAAAGGGGCTCCACCACTAAACACATTTCTTCCCTGGCCTTGGTAATGATGGTCTGGTTCGCTTCAGTGTTAATGTTGGTTTTCATATTAGTGGTTTATATGTGGCGCGAAGCGCAGCTTCATCGGGTCGTGGAGGATGAAGTTGAAGTAAACGGCCTACCCCTTTCATTTGATGGAAGCGTCATTTTGTATGTATCCGACCTTCATAAGAGACAATTGAAGCAGGAGGACCTTATGCCGCTATTGGGTCAGGTGGATTGGGTTCTCATAGGCGGAGATGTGGCTGAAAAAGGAATGTTATGGTCTATCGTCAGACGCAATATGCAATTGCTGACAGCGATTGCCCCTACTTTTGCGGTTTATGGAAATCATGACAAACTTGCGGGAACGACTCAGTTAGCACGGATTTTTCAGGAAACTGGCGTTCGGCTTCTGCAGGACCAGGTTGTGTCTCTTCAAAAGAGTGATTCCAGCATAAAACTCGCCGGAGCAGATTATCGGTCCCATGAGCTAAGCAATCACCTCACGGAAAAGGACAGGAATGAATGCTTGATTGTGTTAATTCACGATCCGCTTCAGGCGAAGCATGTACATGATTATGCTGATCTTATCTTGAGTGGACATACTCACGGGGGACAACTTGTTTTCCCGTTTCTTGGCCCGCTTTTTCTGAACAAAGCTTACCGGAATGTGTCGAACGGATGGTACACCTTGAAAAAGATGAACGGTGATCCCAATGGCAAAATGCTGGTCAGCAGAGGTTATGGAACGAATCATTTGCCGCTCAGATTATGCTGCTCCGCTGAGATGCACAAGATTACTTTAAAATCGGTAAATAATAAATAAAACAGCCTCGATCTATATGGATCAGGGCTGTTTTATTTATATTTTCACCTGGCTTCGAGCTCTATGGAACGTGGATCTACAAATGAATACCCCTTGTTCTCCAGCTTCGTTAACAAATCATCAAGTGCCCCTACAGTCCAAGGAAGTTCATGCATCAAGATATTACTTCCGGGATTTAACTGATCAAGCACATTCTGAACCACTTTTTCCGGTTTGTTCTGAGTGCTCTTGTCCCAGTCCAACGAACCGTTGGACCAAGTCATGTATAACATGCCATTTTTTTTGACGGCTTCTTTCAAAGCGTCATTGCCTGAGCCAAAGGGAGGACGGAAAAATTCCGGTTCCACACCAATCGTTTCTTTAACGATGTGTTGAACATCAGTTACCTGCTTGGCAGCTTCTGAAGCGGACATTTTCTTGAGATCCTCATGGTCCCAGGCGTGGTTCCCAATAATTTGTTCTCGCTCGTAAATGAGCTTTAACAATTCAGGATGACTTTTGACCCGGTATCCATTAACGAAAAATATGGCCTTGGCATGATGTTTGTCGAGCGTGTCAATTAGTCCATTAATCATTTCTTCTTCTTTTGGGCCGTCATCGAATGTCAAAAGAACGACCTTTTTTTTACCATTTTCATCATTGGGCTTGATGTAATAATTTTCATTCATATGATACGTTTTTTCAATCTGTTGTTCCTTCTTATCTTCGGTTTGTTCTTGTTCTTGTTGTTCCGTTTGCTCTAAGCTGTCCTGTGTTGATGTCTGATTATCTTTCATGTTTGAAGTGTTGCTCTCTTCACTTGGTACAGAAGAGACAGTTTCATTTTCAGGAGCTGTGTTTTCGGTAGTTGATGCTTCTTGCGTTCCGCATGCTGACAACAGGAGACTCGCGGCAATAAGGATTGCGGCAGTCGTTCTAAACATAATTTCAACTCACTTTCCTGTATTTATGCGGAATGAGATGTCGTGCTTCCGCAAACACTAGTTGTGATCTTAACATAAGAGGAGGTTGATGTAATGAAGGTGTCATCCTTTTTTTGGGGGATTGTAGTTGGCGTTGCAGCCAGTTCATATCTGTCCAAGGGCAAAATTCCCATGTTGTCTTCCCTCTCGCAAGGCAACATGATGGGTCAAGCCAAACACAAGATGATGGAAATGACTTTTCCAGGCATGGATGGATTCAGCTCCAAAAATAATGAGCATGGTGAATCCCACAAAAGTGCATTGAAAAAAACGGAAAGAGCCATTACCCCGCAGGAAAAAGAAGAAAACATGAACATGCTCAAAGATTTTATTCGCACCAATCCGGATGTTAAACATGAAGTTGAGCAAATTTTGACTAAAACAAACACAACAGTACCCGGTTTATAAACCAAAACTACTGGAATAGAATCAACCACAGTCTTGTATGATGTGGATTGATTCTTTTTTTGTCGATTTTACTTCGTGCATTTGCAGGTATAAAATGATAACATAACTACATAGATTTATTTTCAGCACATATTGTTTTGTGCTTCATAATCTGTTATAAGACTTGCTTATAAAGGGGAGATCCTGTATGAAAATAGAACGATTAAGTCACGATAAGATACGGATTTTCCTGACCTTTGACGATCTGAGCGAGCGCGGAATACAAAAAGAAGATATGTGGCAGGAAATACCTAAAGTTCATGAACTGTTCACTGAAATGATGGATCAGGCATATTCCGAACTTGGGTTCGATGCTACAGGTCCGCTTGCTGTCGAAGTATTCGCACTTCCCGCTCAAGGAATGGTTGTCATTGTTACGCGTGGGAAATATGATCCGCAACAATATGGTTCGGGCAACGAGGATGATCTGCCTGAAGAAGTATACGAAATGGAAGTCACCTTGGAGCAGAGCGATTCCATCGTATATGCCTTTAAGGATTTTGAAGTTTTGATTGAGGCTGCACATATGTTGCGTCAACATGTAACGAACGCGGGAAGACTCTATTCCTATAAAGACAAGTGGTTCCTGCATCTGGAGCCGGACGATGTCGATACCACCAAACATGCTGCGTTAATAGCGCTGCTTGCCGAATTTGGTGAGGGTTCTTCGGTTACGCCAGCGGTAATGGAAGAGTATGGTAAAGTCATTATCCCTGAACAGGCCATTGAAGTGATTTGCACTCATTTCAAACGTCAGGATTAAATTCAATTGCAAACGCGTCTTAGTCAGAGGAGGGAATTTCGGTGCTTTTGTTTTCGGTTT harbors:
- a CDS encoding ATP-binding protein gives rise to the protein MWVINWKYRNSFNFWRSLVGKLWITIICLVGCVLIALGLFLLPYIDTNFAESESRDIKRLFTYVCIIGFSLTTFFALFLFTKITQPMQQLIQAANAIRKGNYGTRLSLVTSDEIGELANTFNHMAAQLEDNIRNLNHEKEHLASVLRSMTDAVVTFDGEGKVILTNPPGEKIMQAWCDLDWAQDEEGQEVNKGDVSSRDVPEPLVPLFKLVMEHGGDQSSNVHVQQGVWSVQMTPLYADSVVRGAVAVLRDVTEEVRLEKMRRDFVANVSHEIRTPLSMMQGYSEALLDGMAASPEESEELIQVIHDESLRMGRLVKDLLDLARMEAGHTDMAMKEVDLVELLERVYRKFSVRSKEQDIRLHFECNLPTIMLQQADEDRLEQVFTNLLDNAFRHTPPDKNVIIAATLAGDHRTSIAKVSIKDEGAGIPTSDLPFIFERFYKADKARVRGESVGTGLGLAIVKNIVDAHHGIIHVNSTLGEGTEFILQFPVNSPK
- a CDS encoding BclA C-terminal domain-containing protein, giving the protein MSDRRKRVNIKAFLEGRSFRAGSPFIPITTGEQEQFETLLQSLAITIPTAVSQPTAANILALQSGLRNVLTFVNESGFRAGVKAELQAVLELTIASSEVVPVALVNLSGNLQNLLDDLLSVTLLLEVPPPEKDKLVGLIRNMSISLSRATIGIGSSGITGPAGPPGVPGVPGVPGVPGVQGPAGPPGEVGLAGPAGPAGSVGPVGPIGPAGPQGAQGPPGATGVGLNNVTPYDPAEGPSYSQGQVVSYNGNFYVATVNSPTGIPGSSPDFTLLLSGGTTGATGATGVTGAGLTGIVAFDPALAPSYASGQIVTFAGGTYITNVVSPTGTPGSSADYTLLASAGATGSTGATGIGLEGSVPFDPAVAQTYPAGQVVTFNGSTYITNVASPIGTPNTSPDYTLLAGAGPTGSAGSTGATGIGLTGILPYDPAVAPTYPAGQVVTFNGSTYIATVASPTGTPGTSPDYTLLAGAGATGVTGATGVSVTGSTGSPGATGPTGPTGPTGSTGVGLSGILPFDPAVAPTYLAGQVVTFNGSTYIANVAAPTGTPGTSPDYTLLAGAGATGVTGFTGVTGATGITGITGATGFTGITGFTGETGATGATGITGITGITGATGVGLSGVLAFDPAVAPTYPAGQVVTFNGGTYIANVAAPTGTPGTSPDYTLLAGAGATGVTGSTGATGVTGDTGGTGATGTTGITGVTGVTGFTGVTGITGATGETGATGITGATGIGLSGVVPFDPAVAPTYPAGQVVTFNGSTYIANVAGPTGTPGTSPDYTLLAGAGATGVTGSTGATGVTGDTGGTGATGTTGITGVTGVTGFTGVTGITGATGETGATGITGITGATGVTGVTGDTGVTGATGITGATGITGATGIGLSGVVPFDPAVAPTYPAGQVVTFNGSTYIANIASPTGTPGTSPDYTLLAGAGATGVTGLTGGSGVTGATGDTGAIGITGITGATGVTGVTGDTGVTGATGITGATGITGATGIGLSGVVPFDPAVAPTYPAGQVVTFNGSTYIANVAGPTGTPGTSPDYTLLAGAGATGVTGATGITGVTGLTGDTGATGITGITGVTGDTGVTGVTGATGITGATGITGATGIGLSGVVPFDPAVAPTYPAGQVVTFNGSTYIANVAGPTGTPGTSPDYTLLAGAGATGVTGLTGVSGVTGATGDTGATGITGVTGVTGVTGDTGATGITGVTGNTGSTGVTGETGITGATGVGVTGSTGVTGTTGATGVTGTTGITGETGITGATGVGITGSTGVTGATGATGETGITGATGATGITGATGVGSTGATGATGVTGTSVTAASSYAENTNGTILVILGGTLVPLPDNQNIGTGITVNGTSDTFTLATAGRYYISYKINLTAALAVQSRILLNGAVVPPSVISPVLSLSQLATDFIITVTAGSTIQLQLFGLIATAVLSPPGATLNIIRLS
- the serA gene encoding phosphoglycerate dehydrogenase, translating into MYKVLVSDPISDLGIQQLVDANDVVVEKNTGLSEDELVAIIGNYDALLVRSQTRVTDRIMTAGTNLKVIGRAGVGVDNIDLEAATQRGIIVINAPDGNTITTCEHTFAMMMALARHIPQAYAKTIQGTWDRKTFLGVELRNKTLGVLGMGRIGSEVAKRAKAFGMDILAYDPFLTQERAEKLQVKLASVDDIIRNADFMTVHTPLTPETRHMISRAQFEVMKKGMRIINCARGGVIDEMALVEAIDEGIVAGAAFDVFESEPPAQDHPFLNHPSIIVTPHLGASTVEAQENVAIDVSEQVLHILRNEPFKNAVNMPAVAPTVMNKLQPYFKLGETLGSFAAQITQNAVQEIRIDYAGDLSEVDTSPLTRYIVKGILARHLGGEANIVNSMHLAKTRDLNVVVSQTSATKGFTNLITVTLVTTQDGEERRVAGTLLAGYGERIVRLDKFPVDIAPESHQILISHNDKPGIIGRVGTLLGQNDVNIASMQVGRKIIGGAAIMILTVDKAVPKDVLVQLTGLPELNTAVEIVLE
- a CDS encoding type II CAAX endopeptidase family protein, which codes for MKKSKFSKFKIQKAEPQQLTERLLLINLYFTQGLTLIIGVIWILMQKRNLFDVLAWPESVHFIWWGLGLAGIMLVMDLVLSHVIPQESMDDGGINDMLFRSRPIWHIVCIAAIVAICEELLFRGAIQHAIGPYWTSILFAVIHIRYLRHWIPTGWVFVSSYGLGWIYLQSGTLWAPILCHFIIDLVSGLAIRFRRGS
- a CDS encoding metallophosphoesterase; its protein translation is MWREAQLHRVVEDEVEVNGLPLSFDGSVILYVSDLHKRQLKQEDLMPLLGQVDWVLIGGDVAEKGMLWSIVRRNMQLLTAIAPTFAVYGNHDKLAGTTQLARIFQETGVRLLQDQVVSLQKSDSSIKLAGADYRSHELSNHLTEKDRNECLIVLIHDPLQAKHVHDYADLILSGHTHGGQLVFPFLGPLFLNKAYRNVSNGWYTLKKMNGDPNGKMLVSRGYGTNHLPLRLCCSAEMHKITLKSVNNK